From a region of the Panicum virgatum strain AP13 chromosome 2K, P.virgatum_v5, whole genome shotgun sequence genome:
- the LOC120671361 gene encoding pentatricopeptide repeat-containing protein At4g39530-like, translating into MNLVGPLCRAPSVSYSCQARSLAQTLLSCLAGDHLRRLLPAAHARAVVSEGLGDLFLANLLLCGYSKLGLLLDARLLFDGMLHRNLVSWSSAISMYAQHGGDDQALFLFSAFRKSSDEVPNEFLLASVLRACTQSRAVPFGEQVHGTALKLGLDVNLYVGTALTNLYAKVAFMDAAMRVFHALPAKNPVTWTAVITGYSQIGQGGRALDLFQKMGVQGVRPDRFVLASAVSACSALAFIQGGRQIHGYAYRSAAGMDASVINALMDLYCKCSRPLVARKLFDHTKNHNLVSWTTMIAGYMQNSLDAEAIDMFWRMCRAGWQPDVFACTSILNSCGSLEAIWQGRQIHAHAIKANLETDEYVKNALIDMYAKCNHLTAARAVFDALVHDDAVSYNAMIEGYARQGDLTEALHIFHKMRYCSLRPNLLTFVSLLGLSSFQSASELSKQIHGLIIRSGISVDLYVGSALIDAYSKCSLVDDAKAVFLMMQNRDVAIWNAMIFGHSQNEQGEEAVKLFNQLRISGVTPNEFTFVALVTVASNLATMFHGQQFHAQIIKAGADIDPHVSNALIDMYAKCGFIKEGWLLFESTCGKDVICWNSTISTYAQHGHAEEALRVFQLMREARLEPNYVTFVGVLTACAHAGLVDEGLHHFNSMKTKYGIEPGTEHYASVVNLLGRSGKLHYAKEFIERMPIKPEAAVWRSLLSACRLFGNIEIGRYAAEMALLVDPSDSGPYVLLSNIYASKGLWADVQKLRLGMDYAGTVKEPGYSWVEVMKEVHTFIARGTEHPQAESIYAVLDELTSLLRDFGYLPDTSELPLLGDYG; encoded by the coding sequence ATGAATCTTGTGGGGCCACTGTGTCGCGCTCCCTCAGTCTCTTACTCCTGCCAAGCTCGCAGCCTCGCCCAAACCCTGCTCTCctgcctcgccggcgaccacctccgccgcctcctcccggcTGCCCATGCCCGCGCCGTTGTCTCAGAAGGTCTCGGTGACCTGTTCCTCGCCAACCTTCTCCTCTGTGGTTACTCCAAGCTCGGTCTTCTCCTCGACGCCCGCCTCCTGTTCGACGGAATGCTGCACCGGAACCTCGTATCCTGGTCATCAGCCATCTCCATGTATGCgcagcacggcggcgacgaTCAAGCTCTTTTCCTCTTTTCAGCGTTCAGGAAATCATCTGACGAGGTGCCCAACGAGTTCTTGCTTGCCAGTGTCCTGCGGGCCTGCACGCAGTCCAGGGCTGTTCCTTTCGGCGAGCAAGTGCATGGCACTGCCCTCAAGCTTGGCCTGGATGTCAATCTCTACGTTGGCACAGCGTTGACCAACCTGTATGCAAAGGTTGCCTTCATGGATGCGGCGATGCGGGTGTTCCATGCCCTCCCCGCAAAGAACCCTGTCACTTGGACAGCAGTCATTACTGGTTACTCTCAGATTGGACAGGGCGGACGTGCCCTGGACTTGTTTCAAAAGATGGGGGTTCAAGGTGTCCGTCCTGACAGGTTTGTGCTAGCAAGTGCTGTCAGTGCCTGCTCCGCGCTTGCCTTCATACAAGGAGGCAGGCAAATACATGGTTATGCTTATCGAAGTGCAGCAGGAATGGATGCTTCAGTGATCAATGCACTGATGGATCTTTATTGCAAGTGCTCCAGACCGTTAGTGGCTCGGAAGCTGTTTGATCACACAAAGAACCATAATCTTGTGTCTTGGACAACAATGATCGCTGGTTATATGCAGAATTCACTTGATGCTGAAGCCATTGACATGTTCTGGCGGATGTGTCGAGCTGGATGGCAGCCAGATGTCTTTGCTTGCACAAGTATCTTGAATTCGTGTGGTTCGTTGGAAGCTATATGGCAAGGAAGGCAGATACATGCACATGCCATAAAGGCTAACCTGGAGACTGACGAGTATGTCAAGAATGCTCTCATTGACATGTATGCTAAGTGTAATCATCTAACTGCTGCGAGAGCGGTATTTGATGCCTTGGTGCATGACGATGCAGTTTCTTACAATGCGATGATTGAAGGATATGCAAGGCAAGGTGATCTTACAGAAGCGCTTCATATATTCCATAAAATGAGATATTGCTCCCTAAGGCCAAATCTATTGACCTTTGTTTCGCTCCTTGGGCTGTCATCATTTCAGTCAGCTAGTGAATTGAGCAAACAGATTCACGGTCTCATCATCAGATCAGGAATTTCAGTAGACCTGTACGTGGGGAGTGCCCTAATTGATGCCTATTCGAAATGTTCCCTCGTGGATGATGCCAAGGCTGTGTTTCTTATGATGCAAAACAGGGACGTGGCCATATGGAATGCCATGATTTTTGGCCACAGCCAGAATGAGCAAGGCGAAGAGGCAGTAAAACTCTTCAACCAGCTTCGTATCTCTGGGGTAACACCTAATGAGTTCACATTTGTAGCACTAGTAACTGTGGCTAGCAACTTGGCAACCATGTTCCATGGGCAGCAGTTTCATGCCCAGATCATTAAAGCAGGTGCTGACATTGATCCTCATGTTTCAAATGCTCTTATAGACATGTATGCAAAATGTGGCTTTATTAAAGAAGGATGGTTGTTGTTTGAGTCAACATGTGGGAAGGATGTCATTTGTTGGAACTCAACGATTTCGACATATGCACAGCATGGTCATGCTGAAGAAGCACTTAGAGTTTTCCAGCTGATGAGAGAGGCCAGATTAGAACCAAACTATGTCACTTTTGTTGGTGTCCTAACAGCATGTGCTCATGCAGGTCTTGTGGATGAAGGTTTACACCATTTTAACTCTATGAAAACAAAATATGGTATTGAACCAGGTACTGAGCATTATGCTTCTGTTGTCAATCTTCTCGGCCGTTCAGGAAAATTGCATTATGCTAAGGAGTTTATTGAAAGGATGCCAATCAAACCAGAGGCAGCTGTTTGGAGGAGCTTGCTGAGTGCATGTCGTCTCTTCGGTAACATTGAAATTGGGAGGTATGCTGCTGAAATGGCACTCTTAGTAGATCCATCAGACAGTGGCCCTTATGTACTACTGTCAAATATTTATGCCTCCAAAGGGCTATGGGCTGATGTGCAGAAGCTAAGACTGGGGATGGATTATGCTGGGACGGTGAAGGAACCAGGTTATAGTTGGGTTGAGGTGATGAAGGAGGTTCATACTTTCATCGCAAGAGGGACAGAACACCCACAGGCAGAATCCATATATGCAGTACTGGATGAGCTGACGAGTCTACTGAGAGATTTTGGCTATCTCCCTGATACATCTGAACTTCCATTACTTGGTGATTATGGTTAG
- the LOC120671405 gene encoding DNA topoisomerase 2-like: protein MEALDDAIEAGGKNSMKCTLILAQGDSAKSFVMSGMDVLGREHYGVLSLMGKVENVRDSDVKDSVSPIIQNIMNALGLDFEACYKTAYKLRYGHVMFMMDQDADGIHTKGLLLNIFGKYWPSLLKIDRFLSDFTTLLVKAEAKDGGAEEIFYTMESFNRSDVKRDIDSWNITHIKGLGSLMAEEAKDYFANIDDHRRYFKWSGEIDSRALEVCFVKDKWNARKIWIMRTMSLQSQIENEEFSRFVIKDLLGSVPSMMDGLKTTQRKVLFAAMEDLKEKKQCCPCFN, encoded by the exons ATGGAAGCTCTTGATGATGCCATTGAAGCCGGAGGAAAGAATTCAATGAAATGCACACTGATTTTGGCTCAGGGAGATTCAGCCAAATCATTTGTT atgTCTGGCATGGACGTTCTTGGTCGTGAACATTATGGTGTACTATCTCTTATGGGCAAGGTGGAAAATGTTCGCGACTCAGATGTCAAAGATTCAGTGAGCCCAATCATTCAAAACATAATGAATGCACTGGGGCTTGATTTTGAGGCTTGTTATAAAACTGCCTATAAATTAAGATATGGCCATGTGATGTTTATGATGGATCAG GATGCTGATGGAATTCATACTAAAGGACTCCTACTTAATATATTTGGCAAATATTGGCCTTCGCTACTGAAAATAGATCGATTTTTATCTGATTTTACCACACTATTAGTAAAG gCAGAAGCTAAAGATGGTGGTGCCGAAGAAATATTCTACACGATGGAAAGTTTCAATAGATCTGATGTTAAAAGAGACATCGATTCTTGGAACATTACGCACATTAAG GGCCTGGGATCTTTGATGGCAGAAGAGGCCAAAGATTATTTTGCAAACATAGATGACCATAGAAGATATTTCAAATGGAGTGGCGAGATAGACTCCAGGGCCCTTGAAGTATGTTTTGTGAAAGATAAATGGAATGCCAGAAAGATTTGGATCATGAGGACTATGAGCTTGCAGTCGCAGATTGAAAATGAG GAGTTCTCGCGATTTGTAATCAAGGACTTATTGGGCTCAGTGCCATCAATGATGGATGGTCTAAAGACCACACAACGAAAGGTGTTGTTTGCTGCTATGGAAGACCTCAAGGAAAAGAAACAG TGCTGTCCTTGCTTCAATTAG